TCCACTTTAACTTGGAAAGAGGTAGATTGATTAGGATCACGTCTTTTGTCTTCGATTTCAGGGATGATTCCAGTTTTATGCAAATCATATGAAACCGTTTTGAATTTTTGGTAAGTTAATCGGGAAAATGTATCAGAAATAGATGCTATGGCTCCTAATATAACGATTGTAATATCTCCTGTTTGAAAATAATATCCACCTGCATAATATACAGAAATACCCATTCCTAACCCCATTAATGCGACTAAAGCATACGAACCTAAACTATCTGCAAATTCGCCATAGGCTTGTTTTCGTACGCAACGCGCCAAATTACCGTCTATACAATCCATTAACAACCATACATTAACTAGAATGGCTGCAATTAGCGTACATGTATAATTCGGAATAATGAAAAAGATGAAACTGAGCAGTGCAATAAAAATAGAACTGTAAGAAACTGTATTAGCACTAATTCCTAAATAAGCAACTACGCTAGATAAGATAAAAGATAATGGTCTATAAAATAAACGAGTTAGTAGTGGGTCTTTTTTCCGTTTCCAAAGAGGAGTATTCTGATAAAAATGCAAGGGGGAAATAAATTTTTTCATAATGATGCTTTTTTTGATAATTAATGCCAATCAGGAGTTAAAAGGGAGTTATAAGGAGTTATCGCCCACTTGGTGGGCTGGGAGTTAGATGCCAATACCTCCTGCACTGTTTGCAGAAGCAGGACTATTGGCCTTTAACTCCTGAACGA
The Phocaeicola salanitronis DSM 18170 genome window above contains:
- a CDS encoding CDP-alcohol phosphatidyltransferase family protein — translated: MKKFISPLHFYQNTPLWKRKKDPLLTRLFYRPLSFILSSVVAYLGISANTVSYSSIFIALLSFIFFIIPNYTCTLIAAILVNVWLLMDCIDGNLARCVRKQAYGEFADSLGSYALVALMGLGMGISVYYAGGYYFQTGDITIVILGAIASISDTFSRLTYQKFKTVSYDLHKTGIIPEIEDKRRDPNQSTSFQVKVENELGIGGLLPAFVLIGTIFHFLDIVVIYCFCFYGASCLAVLLIYTKRAIKSAKAYPMNTK